One Glycine max cultivar Williams 82 chromosome 8, Glycine_max_v4.0, whole genome shotgun sequence genomic window, AGAAGCATAGAAACACATCATTGGAAATCAAAagcaaacaaattataaaaaataatctgatTTTCTTTCGAGACAAGAATGTAGCTTAAAATCTTACCTCTATTAGGTTGTCTACTAGTAACATTGTAGTTTCCAATATAACCCTCAGAACTCTTTACTGGGTCATCTGAAGCTATACCACCAAGACCATAACCAAATGAGCCAGAACCATCAATCTCAGACGCAGCAGAACGCCAAGCAGAGTCATTGTAAACCGAGCCACTGCCACTGCGGTACAAGTCCCCATAGGATCCTTCATAACCACCAGTTGACACATTAAATGAAGAGGATGGAGCCACACCAGTACTGCTGTTTCTTCCATACCCTCCCCCACCTAATCCAAAGCTGCTATCTGCACCTTCATAAACATTATTCCCAGAAGCATAGCCAGAAGCAGCCCCTCCACCCTGAGCTGAAATGGATGGACCCCAACCTGTGCCACTATTTCCAATTGAAACACCAAAAGCACCACTTCCAGATCCTAAGAAAGGACTTGGGCTCACAGGGTTATTGGCATTATTGATGCCCCCATTTCCCCATACATTTCGAGAAGGTGAGTTCATAAGAGAATTGCTTCTCCCATTACCCCCACTATAGCCTATAGGAGTGGTATATCTGCCAGAGTTGCCACTGTAGAAAGGACTAAATATTCGACCATAACCTACATTGCTCCCATAATTGGAAGTCCCTCCAAAGTTTGGGCTCAATCCTGAATCCAAATTCACTCCCATTCCATAACCAGTGTTGCCAAAAGGAGTAAGCCCACTTCTACCACTAGTAAGAGGACTAAACCTACCGTCCATCCTGACTCCATATCCTCCTATTGGACTCATATTATAACCCTGAGCATAACTGTTTAGGTAGTTACTGGCCCTAGTCAAACCATAGTTATATCCTATCAATGGGCTTCGGCTGGGACCAGGGGAAAGTTCTTTGGGAACTGCCCTCTTCACCTCAACCATCTTTCCATTGAGTTCATGAAAAGTTTTGTAAAGAACTCTATCCACAGCTTCTTCAGAATCATAAGTGATGAAGCCAAAACCTCTTGGCCTCTGTGTATTATGATCATACATAACTACAACATCAGTAATTGTACCAAACTGATCAAAATACGTCTTAAAATCACTTTCAGTGATAGTTGATGGTAAACCACCAACAAAAATCTTTTTTGTGCGTCCAGGACCGGGAGACACATGTGCACTACCAGATTGCCTATTAATGTTTTGCTGATCATCCCTAGGAACAGCTTTCTTTGCTTCAACCTGAAATTTAAGAGAACATCAAACAGATCAAAATCTGCAACCCATTTCcactttcttattttatacACTAAAAAGGGCCGAGTTTGATCCAATGTACATATGAAAGTGAATAGCACCAAAAGCGAAAATGATTCTTTGATCATCAACAAAGTAGAAAATCTAAGCATGGGAGACAATGATCTCTATTTTGAACAAAAGTTTAGCTAGATTCCATTACAGATCAGCTAAAACACAAAGTATTGACACAATGCCAAGTATCTATATAGAAACAACTCACTGTGCGGCCATCAATTATGTGCTTATCCATAATGACTCTCTCAGCAACAGAAGGATCACCAAAGACAACAAAACCAAAGCCGCGAGCGCGACCGGTTACTCGATCCCTCATGATCACAGTCTCTATCACCTCCCCATATTTCCCAAAATATTCCTTTAGACGTTCCTCATCAGTGTCCCAAGATATTCCCCCAATGAAGAGCTTGCCAAGATCCGATTCCATCTGTTCCAACACCAACCATCACCAATAGACCATCAATCACCAATTCCAAATTTCCAATATTGAGAttgaacaaaattcaaaacgGACACACATTTTGAGTCAAAATTTTCATCTCAAAgcacaaaaaaattcacaattcaATAATCCATATCCAAATCACTGAATGATAGCCAAAATTCAAGCCATGGAATCAATCTAAATGCACAGTTTTCAATATAAACAGATAAATCTAACCTTTCTACCAAAGCAAAAACCGATCAGAAATGCAGATGAGAAGAAAAGACACACCTTATCTCAAAATTCAGACAGAACCCAGTTGTTGCTTCGATCAGACACGAAGTGGGTTTTGTCAAATTCGATCTAGCAGCATCGGATCTTCCGAGCATCAATCAAAACCCGAACCAGAAAATCTAATCTCAACACCCCATCAAGGAAAAAGAACAAGGAACTAGATCAGacaacaaaattcaaaaacttTACGAGAGATCGGTGAAAGTAGGAGCAACCCAGATGAGAAAAATTTACCATTTGATGATGGAGATGGCGAAAAAATCACGGGCTTGTGAAAAAATGCTTCAATGGGAGGAAGAGGAAAAGAACAAACTGGGAATGGAAACAGAGGATGTGCTCACCATCATCCTCTATCtattctctctcttgcttttttaatttgtttttctttttttaaaatctcttgTTCTTGGTTATTCCACTTCCTTAATCTAAATGTAAGGAAAAGGAATTTGTAGCTAACATATGGAGAgacattattatatataaatagagaGAGAGACTGCAAATCCTCTAGTGCAAGAAAATTTAGAGGAGCCAAGAGATGacaacagatttttttttttcttttagaaaaaatgtgaatgaataatgattaaaattcgttttaaaaatgaagatgaaTTTACTCAATATAAGGatgttattttagaaaaaaaatgttttatttttgtaactattttttataattaagagaAGAATAAATAACATATTCACTTAACTTAAAGTTACTTTAAAAAGTTTCattgttaaattataatataaatcataagtcttaataattttaatttgatataaataaatactaagTTAAAAAAGTTGTGTGTGAAATGTTAACAAATGTTAATATTGCCTCTACATTTGTTGTCTAAGACAACAATAGATAAACGTTAATTTTGTAAAGCATTTAAGactaagtgtgtgtgtgtgttgcaTCTACATTTGTTGTATAAGACCATAGTAGACAAACGTTAATTTGTAAATCATTTAAGACTAAGAGTGTGTGTTTCACGGAACAAAAGACGATTTGACCTCTAAGATTAGATTTGGAATTCTCTCCAAGAAAGATAAGCAGATTGTTTTATCAGCTTGTAGTGACCGAAAGTTAACAAACATTAAATGTTACATTAAATGCTCCAACAAACACCTAGTTTCAAACGATGACTAAGATGCATAATGAATGTCGTTTAGAGACAATGATTACTTTTTCATGAAGCCAATTAATATAAGAAGAGTTGTGTTAAGCCAAAAGACATTTGTGTCTTAATGCAAATCATGAttcctaattattttgattacatgcaaataaatacaaatattaaaaattgtctTATGCGTCATCAAATCATGCTTCACAAGTTTACGCTTGAAGCATCAAACAATAGCAAGCTAAAAGTCATGATCCGATACAACATGTAAGAGTCGGCATTTAATACTTTGTGTCTGAGATTCGTTTTGTATAAACATTCTCCTATGATCTATCgaatcctatgaagaataaatgaaacaCAAGATATGAAAGTTGCCAAACTCCATCAAAAGGTGCACTCTGTTGTGTAGACATGCTTTGACCAATGGAAAGTGACTTTTTGCTGAAGTACTTTACACAAAAGTCAACTAGAGTAAACCTTCTACATGAAGAAAGGGTGTACATTTAATAACACCCATGATCAATAGACAAATAACAAGTGAATAAATTTATCCGTTGTGAGACAACGAACACTTAAGAATGAAGGTTGTAAATACCATAAGCTTTGAATAAAAAGATACAAACCTTACACACATTTATTCAacattatttatgtaaaaagcTTCTTGTAAAGATTAGAAAAACTCTCAAAACACTTGAACATATTGAGAGAAAAAACTAAGTGTTGATTGCAAAATTGTTTATAAGACGATCATAAAATTCTTCATTgtgcaaacacaaacaacaaatctcttcttatttatttagagCCAGCAGTGACTTGATAAGATAAAGAATAATAGATTTCATCAAACTTGGGGTAGAACTTGATTTCTAGAGCTAGAAGTGGTTGTGACaaaatacttgtaacttgtgAAAACTTAGTGGAACTTGATGGTTTGCCAAAAAAACTAGATGTAACCTCAATGGTAGAGATGAATTAGTAttatttcctacatctaatcttTACTTGTATTCTTTCTGCTTTAACTGACCTAgggtttgaatttattttagaaattcgAAAATCTCTTTTGCTTTgtgaaatttgttttatatcGTTTAACCGAGCCTTAAAAATCTATTATCTATTTTtacaaagtttttcttttagacAAAAAATTTGTCTATTTGTGAAAAgactttaaaattttctaaaatcatAATTCACCCCCCTTTCTTGTGATATCTGTCTTTACAAGTTGAAGATACACACTTTGAACAAAGCAGTCTCTCTAGCtttcaaacttttttatttctaattctcTTAAGTTGTAAACGCTCTCAAAACACTTTGTAAATCCTGAAAGAAGAAGATTGTGAGCTTAACTTGTATATTCATGTGTAAGATGATAGCATAGTTTATGTACACCCAACCTAATCAAAtctattgatttattttaagtcAAAAATGACTTGGTAGGAAATAATGCTTGGGGTTATTAGCTTGGAGAAGTTGTTGTAAATCTACTTAAGTGGAGCTAAAAATGGCAATGAATACTATTTGTATCTTTGTGTGCAAGATACTAAAAACTTTATGAGTTGTCAAGAACTAGACATAATCTAAATGATAAAGACGGACCAATACAAAAATGTTTGATCTTTATTATTTCACTTTATCTTTTTACTAACCGGGttgtgattttgtttttgtgaaaagtttctctttaaaatttgtttaagttCTTTGTTTGACATGTTTttatcaaaacttttttttaagtttatgcTGATTAGACGATAATCTTCTTTGTAAAAAGAATTGTACAAATTTTTAAATCGTAATTCAACCATATTTCTTGTGATTTTTGCACTTacattcatttaattacaaCTAGTCACaatgatattattttgaaaatttgaatattCCTTAGTTTGAGACTCagataaatcttttgaaatactAACATATATTTTAAGGACATCTTCCCAAAATGTCTTTTTTCTTCATACATGATTAAGGAACATGTCTTTTAATCAGCATTCATCTTCCTCTTTACACTTATCGTCATAGAGCACCGTCCGCGATTACTGATCgcaacatttcattttttttctaacaatgTTTCACCTCCccttttcatttcctttttcaATTGCACCAAATCCACTTTCCAAACCAAATCTCCATTCATGAGTATTTTTGGAGGTGTTGGTTCCACTACTAAGATTAAAACCTTAATCTTGTCTTTCTCTTCAATCCATCGATGTCATCTATTAAAAACCCCAAATCCCTTT contains:
- the LOC100805131 gene encoding heterogeneous nuclear ribonucleoprotein 1, giving the protein MESDLGKLFIGGISWDTDEERLKEYFGKYGEVIETVIMRDRVTGRARGFGFVVFGDPSVAERVIMDKHIIDGRTVEAKKAVPRDDQQNINRQSGSAHVSPGPGRTKKIFVGGLPSTITESDFKTYFDQFGTITDVVVMYDHNTQRPRGFGFITYDSEEAVDRVLYKTFHELNGKMVEVKRAVPKELSPGPSRSPLIGYNYGLTRASNYLNSYAQGYNMSPIGGYGVRMDGRFSPLTSGRSGLTPFGNTGYGMGVNLDSGLSPNFGGTSNYGSNVGYGRIFSPFYSGNSGRYTTPIGYSGGNGRSNSLMNSPSRNVWGNGGINNANNPVSPSPFLGSGSGAFGVSIGNSGTGWGPSISAQGGGAASGYASGNNVYEGADSSFGLGGGGYGRNSSTGVAPSSSFNVSTGGYEGSYGDLYRSGSGSVYNDSAWRSAASEIDGSGSFGYGLGGIASDDPVKSSEGYIGNYNVTSRQPNRGIAA